The following are from one region of the Sulfurimicrobium lacus genome:
- a CDS encoding DUF1841 family protein has translation MIDRYDPEVTPDPAEWLALDEGERIQLVEAFHREARIPLPKSARALHAAIHAVVENQLAMDDQAIVRDTLQRLLEDGLTRHDALHAIGSVLAERIADAYQESSGTTGGDES, from the coding sequence ATGATCGACCGTTATGACCCTGAAGTGACACCCGATCCAGCGGAATGGCTGGCTCTCGATGAAGGTGAACGGATTCAACTCGTCGAGGCATTTCACCGCGAGGCGAGAATTCCCCTGCCCAAGAGCGCGCGCGCTTTGCATGCCGCCATCCATGCCGTTGTGGAAAACCAGTTGGCAATGGACGATCAGGCGATTGTCCGCGACACCTTGCAGCGCTTGTTGGAGGACGGACTCACTCGCCACGATGCGCTTCACGCCATTGGCTCCGTTCTTGCCGAACGTATCGCCGATGCTTACCAGGAATCGTCCGGGACAACGGGCGGGGATGAGTCATAA